A genome region from Solanum pennellii chromosome 12, SPENNV200 includes the following:
- the LOC107006172 gene encoding uncharacterized protein LOC107006172, whose protein sequence is MNAQQNVEQVQQLQRKNKGVIRLLYDHMMGDQQKPIWTCLMFNNAARPKAYFTMWIMMNQRLVTVDRLAQWGIEVEKTCVLCKNDEETAENLFIQCSFARRLWGRLLSWIGKQTDVPMTWEHFVQWCILHGKGKRTEAQKFKTIPAEGIYGLWMERNSRIFEHKSRNEDQLVKEIATKLLLEPLLD, encoded by the coding sequence ATGAATGCTCAGCAAAATGTGGAACAAGTCCAGCAACTACAAAGGAAGAATAAAGGGGTGATCAGGCTACTTTATGATCACATGATGGGAGATCAACAAAAGCCAATATGGACCTGTCTTATGTTCAACAATGCTGCAAGGCCAAAAGCATATTTCACAATGTGGATCATGATGAATCAAAGGCTAGTAACAGTGGATAGACTGGCACAGTGGGGAATTGAAGTAGAGAAGACTTGTGTGCTGTGCAAGAATGATGAAGAAACTGCAGAGAATTTGTTTATACAATGTAGTTTTGCAAGAAGACTATGGGGGAGACTGTTAAGTTGGATAGGAAAGCAAACTGATGTTCCAATGACCTGGGAGCATTTTGTTCAATGGTGCATTCTACATGGAAAAGGAAAGAGAACAGAAGCACAGAAGTTCAAGACTATACCTGCTGAAGGCATCTATGGACTGTGGATGGAGAGAAATAGTAGAATCTTTGAACACAAGAGTAGAAATGAGGATCAACTTGTTAAAGAGATAGCTACAAAACTATTGTTAGAACCTCTTCTAGATTGA
- the LOC107006173 gene encoding uncharacterized protein LOC107006173, translating to MMNWSSVSKPEVFLHEDGYYLIKFQKIRDMNEILFSGTYTINNRPIILKQWCPEFDFGSEFLTEIPLWVNFPKLPLNCWGVGSLSRIASAIEVPLFADDCTTKQTRISYARMLVEVNVTKAISQKIAVVDSTGKTFMQDVVLEWRPQYCDKFQKIGHLCQVEPEPKEEMPRRRRPWKKVTQTCQYKGPISQKTEQEKMDEQRQENNLSPRKNKQEEEQKIGKKLDQQTPRNNGEQSYVDRQLELSLANFPILKAIPTRNGFESLMHNKMASLSIDRGLVETRVKDKNLNSILKGIAPGWKIPHNYTDSPNGRIWLIWDDNWYEIKMINSSAQLLHCQVNERSKDYQFILTVVYGFNTVEQRKSLWQEMNAMSKGISQPWLIVGDFNAILSTKDRLDGVPVTNNEIKDFGDCVRDMGITELQWTGNYYTWTNKQCGRDRISSRIHRAFGNDEWMDKRGHVNV from the exons ATGATGAACTGGTCAAGTGTGAGTAAGCCTGAAGTGTTTCTTCATGAGGATGGATACTATTTAATCAAGTTTCAGAAGATAAGAGACATGAATGAGATTTTGTTCTCTGGGACATATACTATCAACAATCGACCAATCATCCTGAAACAATGGTGTCCTGAGTTTGATTTTGGGAGTGAGTTCCTAACAGAAATTCCTTTATgggtgaattttccaaaattGCCTTTAAACTGTTGGGGAGTGGGATCTTTGAGTAGGATTGCAAGTGCTATTGAAGTTCCTCTTTTTGCTGATGACTGTACCACCAAGCAAACAAGGATCTCATATGCTAGAATGCTTGTTGAAGTTAATGTTACAAAAGCTATATCTCAGAAGATAGCAGTAGTGGATTCAACTGGGAAGACATTTATGCAAGATGTAGTGTTAGAATGGAGGCCTCAATACTGTGATAAGTTCCAGAAGATAGGGCACCTATGTCAAGTGGAGCCTGAACCAAAAGAGGAGATGCCAAGGAGAAGAAGGCCATGGAAGAAAGTAACTCAAACTTGTCAGTATAAAGGTCCAATATCACAAAAGACTGAGCAAGAAAAGATGGATGAACAAAGACAAGAGAACAATCTTAGTCCACGGAAGAATAAGCAGGAGGAAGAACAAAAGATAGGAAAGAAATTAGATCAGCAAACACCAAGGAATAATGGTGAGCAGTCTTATGTTGATAGACAGCTGGAATtaagtttggctaactttccTATATTAAAAGCTATACCAACAAGGAATGGTTTTGAGAGTCTTATGCATAACAAAATGGCTTCACTATCTATTGATAGAG GATTAGTTGAAACAAGAGTTAAAGACAAAAATTTGAACTCAATTCTTAAAGGGATAGCACCAGGGTGGAAGATACCACATAACTATACTGATAGTCCTAATGGAAGAATTTGGTTGATATGGGATGATAACTGGTATGAGATCAAGATGATTAATAGCTCAGCTCAACTGCTGCATTGTCAGGTTAATGAAAGAAGTAAAGACTATCAGTTTATATTGACTGTGGTGTATGGCTTTAATACAGTTGAACAGAGGAAAAGTCTGTGGCAAGAAATGAATGCAATGTCAAAAGGTATTTCTCAACCTTGGCTCATAGTAGGAGATTTTAATGCTATTCTTTCCACTAAGGATAGGTTAGATGGAGTTCCTGTtactaataatgagataaaagaTTTTGGTGATTGTGTGAGAGATATGGGGATTACTGAATTGCAGTGGACAGGTAACTACTATACTTGGACTAACAAGCAATGTGGGAGGGATAGAATATCTAGTAGAATTCATAGAGCATTTGGAAATGATGAATGGATGGATAAACGGGGACATGTTAATGTATAA